DNA sequence from the Patagioenas fasciata isolate bPatFas1 chromosome 19, bPatFas1.hap1, whole genome shotgun sequence genome:
CGGGGAAGACCAACCAGCAGCAGGCGACTTGGAGCAGAACCGCGGTTCCCTGCTGGCGAAGGCTGTACCACGACCGGATGCGCCGCCTGGCTCTGGAACCAGAAGGTGCTGGCGGCTCCTGTTTTCAACCTGGGTCCGCTGCCGGTCACTGAAAGGCTGGGGAACACCTCAAAACATTACAAACGGCCTCTGCAACACGCTGGCGtttcctaaaatgaatttgaaataattgcaagtaTATGGCTGCCTTCGTCTTAATCAATATACAGACTCTGTGCTTTTCAAAAGCGCGGTCTGGGAGGTGTGCTGTTGGTTTCAATGGTTCCATCACTTGTAGGCTTTTGTaaaacttttgtgcctttttagaaaggtttggtATAAATTCAAGACATTTGTCAAGACAGTGTGTGCACATCCGCaggcgtcgcaagaagagcctGAGGGCACGGGTGTGCTGCAAAGAGCGAGcttcattttagttccctctctaccgggggatctccgaagcctcacgggagctcccagcagaggtgacaccggcagggacgcaggcgctggtcagttcagccctgctgggagctctgagctgctgagctcacctgtgcttcgaggcttcaggcaggcgcagcctcctgctctttctcacaacagagcaggaatctcagccatagtgatgaggtgcctggagtttctcacaggcctatggtatctaacacagaggttctgctcgccaagcacacaaggtcagtaaaacaatgagtgtgatgtgtgtgcttttttacagacaggtgcaagtcacttgagcgtatttacatttaactaagctcctcaccaaatcttccgctatatcctcATACAGACAGGCGCTGTCGTTTTTCCAGCTCAGtaacagagaaatcagtattattcacattattacagctggtgtgcagggaaacaggctgctggttcagttctgatttattagaaaatactccagaaagCCACAGGACACCTGTGCTTGGGATCTGCCATCCGTGGGAAATGCAATTGGACATGAGCAGGCACCTTTTAAATcgtaacacagtgattttttttaatcagcagttatttaatgcaggacgtatcacagatcttccagctccacagtcaaactgtgtattgcagggaaactgagaaagttttcatgcttttaaggCCACCGGGTGTTGACCTCACTGATGTGGCTCTACTTGGTAAGGGACGCACAGTTtgtagaaacaggaaacaaataggagtgcaatgatgatcagaaaaagtatttttgactcctgctgtgttgtatttttgggAACAGGTAGCAGACTCCAACATGGCCCTTCTGTCAATGTACCTGCGCATCTTGACAAGGCAGAATCCACTTGgcaatttggaaagagaagaggtgaaagtGGTCCCATGTCCGTTGACAAGTTCCTCTTAACGCTCAACACGCTGCAGAATGCCCGCAAGGCAGCCGCCCTCAGGTACCCCGTTCATCGCCACGCAGAAGTCAGGGAAGTCTGTGAAAGTGAGCAACACCACCCTGAAAAGGTACAAATACACAAACCCTCCCTGCAACGCAAAAACGATCAGGCAGCCCAGCTCCAACGTGCGAAATTGCACAGTGATTCTCTGACCCCAAGGGTAATCTCTGTGCCCtttgaaaccaaaatgctgcagctcaagctgaaaaactctttgcatggccccactgtgaagtcctccatccctgctccctctgttgtgcggctcaagacttgctctgggttgctgaaggaaaagaaagctcctGCTGAAGTCATTCCTCCCCCTGGAGATGGGGTTCAGGTTGTTGATCCCgttacagctgctgctgagaggaccAAACCAACGCATGCGACCATTGCACAAACGGGAAACAAAGtggtttccaggagaaaaatctctttttgcacGAGTGCTGCAGACCCTTCCCAGCCTAACGGTGGGTTCAGGCTTCTGACAGAAAAATGGAAGGAGCGGTGCGAGGCAGCTGTTGCAGCTCAGtgtaaggcagagcagcagctcacggAAGAACGGGAGCGAGCGCGCAGGAAAGCCTGGCTACGGAAAGCGAAAGGCCTGCCGGTGGACTCTTTCACTGGGGAGGGGAAGATACCCGCTCCTGAGCTGGGCTTTAATACATTTATCTGAGCTGATCCCTCAGTCCAACAACCAACCGTTATCTGAGGGTTCTGGCGTCCAGCTGCCACGACCCCTGTAGTTTCTAAGTATAAAAGATGTCTCccctgtatgtttttttctgaagagatattcTTGGTGTATTCAGCTATTTCCCAAGGCAGTGAGTGGACTGAGTCCTGTCCTGGATTTATCCTGCTACACCTGCTGGTAATACAGACACTAATAAAGCTCGACATGTCTCCAAGGTGtctcaatgataataataaatcttATTGGAGATTGGGTGGATTGATTAGAGTTTATAAGCTGAAGAAGTGTGTACCGAGCCTAGGGGTTGGTGATCAGTGTCGCAAAGTCTACGTGGAGGCCGGTAACTAGTGGTGTAGCACACAGGGCAGTCCTGGGTCTGATTTTGTCTGGCATGTTTGTTATAACGATGTGGATGAGGGGGTGCTGTAAGCAGCAGTTTCACTCTGGGAAACTCCCCTTACAGTAGAGTGGTGGTGATTTTTGATTCATTTATTTGAGCGTCATCTTCAACTTCCAAACCCTGTGATTAAGTCAGGCctcaaagtgaaaaataatgatagttgtccctcaaagaaaaaaatgaacggGTAATTAAAACTAAGGGTCCATGTAGAACCGTGAAGATGTGGGAGCAGGACTGTTGTAGATCTGGGGATGAGCAAGGCTGAGAGGTTGGGTATTTGCCTCATTGCAGCACATCCATGGTGTGCTACAGGGATTATGGTGTCTGAGGTGGCTTTGCTGACTTCAGTTTTAGAACAGGAAGCAGCAAGGATTTCACACTTGGCCACAGAAtggcactttctgaaaagcaatcggGCTCAATCCCAGCACGGCCTttggcacagcccctggggaaaaatctaataaagggagactggtggaaaaacatcacagaaagactgatgaCTTTTCAGTTGTGCTGAAGTGAGAAGGATTAGTGTTGTCTTCCTATTTGTAGCCAACAAATCAGCATCTCCCCGTGGGTGTGGATGCTCGGGCACTTCTAAGATGCTGCagccaacagaaacagcaagaaatgagTGAAAAGGCAGCGCTGGAGCCAGTCCTGCCCTCGGCTGTAGCTCAGCGCACGATGCGAAGCTGGGACCtgggcatctgagatgccttgAAAGGAAATTAACATATGGGAAGATGTCATACATGGTATGTGAAATCACTTATGAAGGTAACTATAAGGAGGTTGTTttactatctttgcaattaatttctgaattaaattGACCTTTCCGTGCACCCAGTCCGTGGGCgagcagaggtgacagagggacactggTGTGTGCAGGGCATGATGCGGCCACACACACGGAGATGAAACCAGAGAGCTGGCAAGAGAGTTTTGGTGGAGTTCTGCTGTAAACAGGTGCCACTTGTGTTGTACTTGTGTCATCCATAAAGTGTAGATAATATAACCCTGAttcaataatcatagaatcatttcaagattgagtccaaccatgacccacccctggcactgccacatgtcctgagaacctcatctctgcatcattcaaacccctccaggactggtgactccagcactgcccgtcagcatggggacggtcacgtcctactgctgtctgctcccggagagggctggcggagcaggtggctctgcagggccagcaccgggcagggggacgtggcagatgggacctcccgctaccttccgggccgtggccagagcctgggcatcctcctgcacggcctcacacaggcaggggagctgctccctgttcccacggagcttttcttgttccctctgtggttcaatgctcgccaccccaccggccaccttcatgctcccacatccccacctaaaagcgcCACccgtgctcaaagccttggagacagccccaaggtctggagagaactcatgggctgggtactgctgggacatggagagacaggcaaggatggtcagaaatcccaacaggcaggggcagggacagtcgccgtgggacgcgtccccgctGTGTTCTCCTACCATCATCGCTGCTCCTACCGTCTCTCTCcgcaaaggaaaccatcacgttccgaggatcgctcgacatggggccaccgccattctcctcacttgggacgggccgccaggaggagcctggtgcgggtccccaaagaccccagcagggatggacaccccacgtacctcatTGCTCTCAtcgaggatcttgcactcagggggcaggtgggctgcccactgctccaggtactgcagcttctggcccaagcactggagcttctcctccaccccccaggACAGggtagaatcatcctggagacagaaccaccttggtgggcaaaatgagccacttggggtgatggtggctgcaccaagtgtcaccgcgctgtgtcactgcaccacccagcgctggggggctacctgcccacccaggcgcctttgtcccttcctctgctccctgtgcagcagagtggcccgtgagagctcgggcaggatgtgctcccatgtccccccaggatgggaccctgccccacggtctcacagtgaagagagcctggaaagaggctttgctgtcatctgctctgggtcgcccatggcgtggctgggctgggacaagcaccagccgcctccttccccaggggagctggagctggtcacatcgttgtgcaggttttggcagtcgttctccttgctggtgttctccagatgacctgaatcccagagcacaaaatctttcccattgatatttgtccTAAACAGGCACCggtgtcagagccggcgagctccggagtgagagccGTGCTGTCCCCGcactgtcctttgtccctgcgtgagcagtgaaagcctggcagctgtgtgggggagttatttttctctgctaaagtgactgaagcatttcaaagggttccccaggtgtgcttggcagagagctaaagccaggcagctttccctggtctctgcatcacccaagagaattcagttttgcttttccaccaaacCGAGTGCTGCCgtggatgcgctggagggaatgtcaaggtctgattacaagctcaccctcccttggagttaaccctcgcggactctcagctaatg
Encoded proteins:
- the LOC139825435 gene encoding F-box/WD repeat-containing protein 10-like — translated: MMIRKSIFDSCCVVFLGTGSRLQHGPSVNVPAHLDKAESTWQFGKRRGESGPMSVDKFLLTLNTLQNARKAAALRYPVHRHAEVREVCESEQHHPEKVQIHKPSLQRKNDQAAQLQRAKLHSDSLTPRVISVPFETKMLQLKLKNSLHGPTVKSSIPAPSVVRLKTCSGLLKEKKAPAEVIPPPGDGVQVVDPVTAAAERTKPTHATIAQTGNKVVSRRKISFCTSAADPSQPNGGFRLLTEKWKERCEAAVAAQCKAEQQLTEERERARRKAWLRKAKGLPVDSFTGEGKIPAPELGFNTFI